A genomic segment from Dermatobacter hominis encodes:
- a CDS encoding acyl-CoA dehydrogenase family protein produces MVDVERFRAEVREFLDARYVLLDPLADDRREDIISRTPDGEQAFVDDAVALQRELAAAGLAAVHVPVEYGGRGLTPEHQKVVEAELRRYDAPSLRPLRIGMHLALATLLRSASDEQKARYVPPLVRAEEQWCQLFSEPDAGSDLVALRTRGVRDVDGWVLDGQKVWSSYAARADFGLLLARTDPDAPKPQAGITMFVLPMGAAGVTVRPLVDITGGRHFNEVFLEGVRVRDDDVIGEVHGGWSVSQGTLGGERSGYMGGSGGGRRRRQVVRAATRTGRLDDPVLRQRIAKVVTTERVLEWVRDRYVGGTLCDGHPAAGSMMKLIGGSLEQECAELIADIAGPAGQAWSPDDRDGDVVAHDLNATRQARIAGGTHEIQRNLLGERVLGLPRQPA; encoded by the coding sequence ATGGTCGACGTCGAACGCTTCCGCGCCGAGGTGCGGGAGTTCCTGGACGCCCGCTACGTGCTGCTCGACCCGCTCGCCGACGACCGGCGCGAGGACATCATCTCCCGCACCCCCGACGGCGAGCAGGCCTTCGTCGACGACGCCGTCGCGCTCCAGCGCGAGCTCGCCGCCGCGGGGCTCGCCGCCGTGCACGTCCCGGTCGAGTACGGCGGTCGCGGGCTCACGCCCGAGCACCAGAAGGTGGTCGAGGCGGAGCTGCGCCGCTACGACGCGCCGTCGCTGCGGCCGCTGCGGATCGGGATGCACCTCGCGCTGGCCACGCTCCTCCGGTCGGCCTCCGACGAGCAGAAGGCGCGCTACGTGCCCCCGCTCGTCCGGGCCGAGGAGCAGTGGTGCCAGCTGTTCTCCGAGCCGGACGCCGGCTCCGACCTCGTGGCGCTGCGGACCCGGGGCGTCCGCGACGTCGACGGCTGGGTGCTCGACGGCCAGAAGGTGTGGTCGTCCTACGCCGCCCGGGCCGACTTCGGCCTCCTGCTCGCCCGCACCGACCCCGATGCGCCCAAGCCGCAGGCCGGGATCACGATGTTCGTCCTGCCGATGGGCGCGGCCGGCGTGACCGTCCGGCCGCTCGTCGACATCACGGGCGGCCGGCACTTCAACGAGGTCTTCCTCGAGGGCGTGCGGGTCCGCGACGACGACGTGATCGGCGAGGTCCACGGCGGCTGGTCGGTCTCGCAGGGCACGCTCGGCGGCGAGCGTTCCGGCTACATGGGCGGCTCGGGAGGGGGCCGGCGCCGGCGCCAGGTCGTGCGGGCCGCGACGCGGACCGGCCGGCTCGACGACCCCGTCCTGCGCCAGCGGATCGCGAAGGTCGTCACGACGGAGCGGGTGCTCGAGTGGGTGCGGGACCGCTACGTCGGCGGCACGCTGTGCGACGGCCACCCCGCCGCCGGCTCGATGATGAAGCTCATCGGCGGGTCGCTCGAGCAGGAGTGCGCCGAGCTGATCGCCGACATCGCCGGCCCGGCCGGGCAGGCCTGGTCGCCCGACGACCGCGACGGCGACGTCGTCGCGCACGACCTGAACGCCACCCGGCAGGCCCGCATCGCCGGCGGCACGCACGAGATCCAGCGCAACCTGCTCGGCGAGCGGGTGCTGGGCCTCCCCCGCCAGCCGGCCTGA